One Spinacia oleracea cultivar Varoflay chromosome 4, BTI_SOV_V1, whole genome shotgun sequence DNA segment encodes these proteins:
- the LOC110796852 gene encoding uncharacterized protein, whose product MSNLAKLEIVALDITGKNYLSWVLDAEIHLDAKGLGDTIKEGNKATCQDKAKAMIFLRHHLHEGLKTEYLTVKDPQILWSNLKERYDHQKTVILPKARYHWLHLRLQEFKSVSEYNSAMFKITSQLKLCGEKITDADMLEKSYSTFHANNVVLQTQYREKGFKKYSELISCLLVAEQNNELLMKNHEARPTGSTPFPEANVTSHDGKVSKNKDHASSSGRGRGQWRGRGRGRGFGG is encoded by the coding sequence ATGTCGAACCTTGCAAAACTTGAGATTGTGGCCCTTGATATTACTGGAAAAAACTATTTATCATGGGTGTTAGATGCTGAAATACACCTAGATGCTAAAGGGCTTGGTGACACAataaaagaaggaaataaagcaACATGTCAAGATAAAGCTAAAGCTATGATATTTCTTCGCCATCACCTCCACGAGGGACTTAAAACTGAGTATCTGACAGTTAAAGACCCACAAATCCTTTGGAGCAATCTAAAGGAAAGGTATGACCACCAGAAAACTGTGATATTGCCAAAGGCTCGTTATCATTGGTTGCATTTAAGATTGCAAGAATTTAAATCTGTGAGTGAATATAACTCAGCCATGTTTAAAATTACTTCTCAATTGAAATTATGTGGAGAGAAAATTACTGATGCAGATATGTTAGAAAAATCATACTCCACTTTTCATGCAAATAATGTTGTCTTGCAGACACAGTATCGAGAAAaaggttttaaaaaatattctgAATTAATATCTTGTCTTCTTGTGGCTGAACAAAATAATGAACTGTTAATGAAAAATCATGAAGCACGCCCTACTGGCTCAACTCCATTCCCTGAAGCGAATGTGACATCCCATGATGGGAAAGTATCAAAGAATAAAGACCATGCCAGCAGCAGTGGTCGTGGTCGTGGCCAATGGCGAGGCCGTGGGCGTGGACGTGGTTTTGGTGGCTGA